A region of Fibrobacter succinogenes subsp. succinogenes S85 DNA encodes the following proteins:
- a CDS encoding glycosyl hydrolase family 8, protein MKNLAKVMFGVAAVAAVTASAGQFPFPQNMKYPHGKIIEYADTDMIKDHYKLWKQAWYQASNGWVLAPEGTCSTVSEAIAYGMLISVYMDDQDVFKKLYNTWTSNSAGANGGMNWRIGCSGGTGTASDADFDAALALVMASKQWNDASYLSAGKSLISWIASNDIASNKIKPGNQWNDGFNPSYATTANFQLFQDVAGGSWSSVISQAYTDLNACQDSKTGLVPDWCDWNSHKPILTSAAVSNDIGFYDDAARTPWRMAMAYYWYGDTKAQAFNKKVVSWLIPETRTASGVNSGYKYEGGAYHIDNSDIRRFVSSTFSGGLGLATSSIDSKEAETYLGTVYKVLKEKKSCSTAQGCGEGSVEGEKYYPATLNMIYLLLVTGNMPNLYNTTGFTPFTPDPSKAPSISEGEGTHLEFGDTTVSVSGLWNWGAYHDKLGIGTKMVPDSGASPLYRLDDGSIVARASMEIGPEPEWTEAAAKAGTLKYPSAGIAVSFKKDDCKKDKSCGVNFKTLGIQYIRVTAKTSGPIRMAILNTITDENEEKKVENAGAGSEPGIYVDNSEEFKAVTYDMTPYEYGFKGLGDGKEINILDWVSKNNAPEGGEILTCIKGLKWEVKDAKGGLGELTISAVEFLDASKQAVDPVKLTGMEIKGPTIGLYKVTFAPSFSVRADGMKLQISGAKAGNVFMVYNMQGKAIAGGMLMNSNLTVNVPSAGSYIVRVGSEMNRVNVK, encoded by the coding sequence ATGAAGAATTTGGCGAAAGTTATGTTTGGCGTTGCTGCAGTCGCTGCAGTAACGGCTTCTGCTGGGCAGTTCCCGTTCCCGCAGAACATGAAGTATCCGCATGGCAAGATCATTGAATATGCCGATACGGATATGATCAAGGATCATTACAAGCTGTGGAAACAGGCTTGGTACCAGGCTAGCAATGGTTGGGTTTTGGCACCGGAAGGAACTTGCTCTACCGTTTCTGAAGCTATTGCATACGGTATGTTGATTTCCGTGTACATGGACGATCAGGATGTTTTCAAGAAGCTTTATAACACCTGGACAAGCAACAGCGCTGGTGCCAATGGTGGTATGAACTGGCGTATCGGTTGCAGCGGTGGTACGGGTACCGCATCTGACGCTGACTTCGACGCCGCTCTTGCTCTCGTGATGGCTTCCAAGCAGTGGAATGATGCTTCTTACCTCTCTGCAGGCAAGTCCCTCATTTCTTGGATTGCTTCTAACGACATCGCTAGCAACAAGATTAAGCCGGGTAACCAGTGGAATGACGGTTTCAACCCGAGCTATGCAACGACCGCTAACTTCCAGCTCTTCCAGGACGTTGCCGGTGGTTCTTGGTCTAGTGTGATTTCCCAGGCTTATACGGACTTGAACGCTTGCCAGGATTCTAAGACTGGTCTTGTGCCGGACTGGTGCGACTGGAACTCTCACAAGCCGATTTTGACGTCTGCTGCCGTTTCTAACGACATCGGTTTCTACGATGACGCTGCCCGTACTCCGTGGCGTATGGCTATGGCTTACTACTGGTACGGTGATACCAAGGCTCAGGCTTTCAACAAGAAAGTTGTTAGCTGGCTCATCCCGGAAACCCGCACTGCTAGTGGCGTGAACTCCGGTTATAAGTACGAAGGTGGTGCTTATCATATCGATAACAGCGATATCCGCCGCTTCGTTTCTTCTACCTTCTCCGGCGGTCTCGGCCTTGCAACTTCCTCTATCGATAGCAAGGAAGCTGAAACCTACCTCGGTACCGTTTACAAGGTTCTCAAGGAAAAGAAGAGCTGCTCTACCGCTCAGGGTTGCGGCGAAGGCTCTGTTGAAGGTGAAAAGTACTATCCGGCTACTTTGAACATGATTTACCTCCTCCTCGTGACGGGTAACATGCCGAACCTCTACAATACGACTGGTTTCACTCCGTTCACTCCGGATCCGTCTAAGGCTCCGTCTATCAGCGAAGGCGAAGGTACGCACTTGGAATTCGGTGATACGACTGTTTCTGTCTCTGGTCTCTGGAACTGGGGTGCATACCACGACAAGCTCGGTATCGGCACCAAGATGGTCCCGGATTCTGGCGCATCTCCGCTCTACAGACTTGATGATGGTTCTATCGTTGCTCGCGCTTCTATGGAAATCGGTCCGGAACCGGAATGGACTGAAGCAGCTGCTAAGGCTGGCACGCTCAAGTATCCGTCTGCTGGTATCGCTGTTTCCTTCAAGAAGGACGATTGCAAGAAAGACAAGAGCTGCGGTGTCAACTTCAAGACTCTCGGCATCCAGTACATCCGCGTGACGGCTAAGACTTCTGGCCCGATCCGCATGGCTATCCTCAACACCATCACCGACGAAAACGAAGAAAAGAAAGTTGAAAACGCAGGTGCAGGTTCTGAACCGGGTATCTATGTTGACAACTCCGAAGAATTCAAGGCTGTGACCTATGACATGACTCCGTATGAATACGGCTTCAAGGGCTTGGGTGATGGCAAGGAAATCAATATCCTTGACTGGGTTAGCAAGAATAACGCTCCGGAAGGCGGCGAAATCCTCACCTGCATCAAGGGCCTCAAGTGGGAAGTCAAGGATGCTAAGGGCGGTCTCGGTGAACTCACCATCAGCGCTGTCGAATTCCTCGATGCTTCCAAGCAGGCTGTCGATCCGGTCAAGCTCACCGGTATGGAAATCAAGGGACCGACCATTGGCCTCTACAAGGTTACCTTTGCTCCGAGCTTCAGCGTTCGTGCCGATGGCATGAAGCTCCAGATCAGCGGTGCTAAGGCTGGTAACGTGTTCATGGTCTACAACATGCAGGGCAAGGCAATTGCTGGTGGCATGCTCATGAACAGCAACCTCACGGTTAACGTTCCGAGTGCTGGTTCCTACATCGTTCGCGTTGGTTCTGAAATGAACCGCGTCAACGTGAAGTAA
- a CDS encoding polysaccharide deacetylase family protein, whose product MNCNHSNRSTFTALSCGIALGLAGISTAAPLITVPWNGHVGAVSFTFDDALETQVLNLKPLLDAMPDVHVTFFLTAFQDRLKDNAAGFAALANAGHEMGNHTISHWHLTDETDEELEEDVVKFADTIEATMAKYGADVKVVSFATPFCENGDHVKTIIDKRHMLNRDCTYDGARTFWDEEPDWMSMPAKIWSRSGATVNEMLNALDTAAYIGKFDNSIPLEHPITGGSWLIVLQHDVSERMIDNYAINPDDIKTLFERAVKNGLWVAPIGTVGAYQRAHFIFDKALMTKTDDGYKVTWKVPHEYMPKSVPLRVALDTSRVDSKAVIMQDGKVLTPESDGHYIIEFMSKSLTIKTSKEIGLPPKIKRNAKDYTKFTIFDLKGKKLGDANGFKVPESYPKGVYFIRAEAKGLTPLTKKISR is encoded by the coding sequence ATGAACTGCAATCATTCAAATAGGTCCACGTTTACCGCATTATCCTGCGGTATCGCTCTTGGGCTAGCAGGCATCAGTACGGCAGCCCCCTTAATAACTGTACCCTGGAACGGCCACGTCGGCGCCGTGAGTTTCACCTTTGACGACGCTCTCGAAACTCAGGTATTGAACCTGAAACCATTGCTAGATGCAATGCCCGATGTCCATGTCACATTCTTCTTGACCGCATTCCAAGACCGCTTAAAAGATAACGCGGCCGGTTTTGCGGCTCTCGCCAACGCCGGACACGAGATGGGCAACCATACCATTTCGCACTGGCATTTAACCGACGAAACAGACGAAGAACTTGAAGAAGATGTTGTGAAATTCGCAGACACTATCGAAGCGACAATGGCAAAGTACGGCGCCGATGTGAAGGTCGTATCGTTTGCTACCCCGTTCTGCGAAAACGGAGACCATGTCAAAACCATTATCGATAAGCGTCACATGCTCAACCGCGACTGCACCTATGACGGCGCCCGAACATTCTGGGACGAAGAACCGGATTGGATGAGCATGCCCGCCAAGATATGGTCCCGTTCAGGCGCCACCGTGAACGAAATGTTAAACGCGCTAGACACAGCGGCATACATCGGCAAGTTCGACAATTCAATTCCGCTGGAGCATCCAATAACAGGCGGTTCATGGCTCATTGTTTTGCAGCACGACGTTTCTGAAAGGATGATTGACAATTACGCCATCAATCCGGACGACATCAAGACTCTTTTTGAGCGCGCGGTCAAAAACGGCCTATGGGTAGCCCCGATCGGCACTGTAGGCGCCTACCAGCGCGCCCACTTCATCTTTGACAAGGCTTTGATGACCAAGACTGACGACGGCTACAAAGTCACCTGGAAAGTCCCGCACGAGTACATGCCCAAGAGCGTTCCACTGCGAGTTGCCTTGGACACAAGCCGTGTTGACAGCAAAGCCGTGATTATGCAAGATGGCAAGGTCCTGACACCAGAAAGCGATGGACACTACATCATTGAATTCATGTCCAAGAGCCTTACCATCAAGACGTCAAAAGAAATCGGGCTCCCGCCAAAGATAAAACGGAACGCAAAAGACTACACCAAATTCACTATTTTCGACCTGAAGGGAAAAAAGCTTGGTGACGCAAACGGTTTCAAAGTTCCAGAAAGCTATCCCAAGGGCGTTTACTTCATCCGCGCCGAGGCCAAGGGCCTCACGCCCTTAACTAAAAAGATCAGCAGGTAA
- a CDS encoding sugar porter family MFS transporter yields MAVEDNYKVGHVIMITLSAAIGGFLFGFDSSVINGANVALKGYFNCNDMQLGLAVSLALIGAAIGAYFAGRLADKFGRVRCMLAAAVLFFISAIGSGLPFTIYDFIAWRVIGGVGIGVASIIAPIYIAETSPAHLRGRLGSMQQFAIVIGIFVALLSNYIIVRISGSASNLIMGIESWKVMFWVEAIPAFLYGVAAWQLPESPRFLVSKGRMEEAQKVLSMIASVGIKEKAQEIEDSFKTHKPAKLSDLLETVAGKKRVAPIVWAGLSIAILQQLVGINMIFYYGSMLWQSVGFGESDAFLTSVISSAINLTMTIAAILLIDKIGRKPLLLIGSAGMTVTLGILACCFLFGSDASGNLTGNSGIFALLAANFYVAFFAATWGPVMWVMLGEMFNNRIRAVAIAICGLAQWGANFLVSWSFPVLVGKDGIGIGPTYLIYTTFAAISFVLVAKLVNETKGKKLEAM; encoded by the coding sequence ATGGCAGTAGAAGACAATTACAAAGTTGGACATGTCATCATGATAACCCTTTCCGCCGCCATCGGAGGGTTCCTATTCGGTTTTGACTCGTCCGTGATTAACGGCGCCAACGTTGCACTTAAAGGTTACTTCAATTGTAACGACATGCAGCTTGGTCTTGCGGTTTCTCTCGCATTGATTGGCGCTGCCATCGGTGCATATTTCGCCGGTCGCTTGGCAGATAAGTTTGGACGTGTGCGTTGCATGCTTGCAGCCGCCGTCCTTTTCTTTATCAGCGCAATCGGTTCTGGCCTCCCCTTCACCATCTACGATTTCATTGCTTGGCGCGTGATTGGCGGTGTGGGTATCGGTGTAGCATCTATCATCGCCCCGATTTACATTGCCGAAACCTCCCCGGCGCATTTGCGTGGGCGTCTAGGCTCCATGCAGCAGTTCGCCATCGTTATCGGTATCTTCGTGGCGCTGCTTTCGAACTACATCATTGTCCGCATTTCGGGTTCCGCAAGCAACTTGATTATGGGCATTGAATCCTGGAAGGTGATGTTCTGGGTCGAAGCTATCCCGGCTTTCCTCTACGGTGTCGCCGCCTGGCAGCTCCCGGAATCCCCGCGTTTCCTCGTGAGCAAGGGCCGCATGGAAGAAGCTCAGAAAGTGCTTTCGATGATTGCATCCGTCGGCATCAAGGAAAAGGCTCAGGAAATTGAAGACTCCTTCAAGACTCACAAGCCGGCCAAGCTTTCTGACCTCCTCGAAACGGTCGCTGGCAAAAAGCGCGTCGCTCCGATTGTCTGGGCTGGCCTCAGTATCGCCATTCTCCAGCAGCTCGTGGGTATTAACATGATCTTCTACTATGGTTCCATGCTTTGGCAGAGTGTCGGTTTCGGTGAAAGCGATGCATTCCTTACGAGCGTGATTTCCAGTGCTATCAACTTGACCATGACTATCGCTGCTATTCTCCTTATCGATAAGATTGGTCGTAAGCCGCTCTTGCTCATCGGTTCTGCAGGCATGACCGTTACGCTTGGCATTCTCGCGTGCTGCTTCCTCTTCGGTTCCGACGCTAGCGGTAACCTCACAGGCAATAGCGGTATTTTCGCCCTCCTCGCTGCAAACTTCTACGTGGCATTCTTTGCCGCAACATGGGGCCCGGTGATGTGGGTGATGCTTGGCGAAATGTTCAACAACCGCATTCGTGCCGTGGCAATCGCAATATGCGGCCTTGCCCAGTGGGGTGCAAACTTCTTGGTCAGCTGGTCTTTCCCGGTTCTCGTCGGCAAGGACGGCATCGGCATCGGCCCGACCTACTTGATTTACACGACCTTCGCAGCAATAAGCTTTGTGTTAGTCGCCAAGCTGGTGAACGAAACCAAGGGCAAGAAGCTCGAAGCCATGTAA
- the ileS gene encoding isoleucine--tRNA ligase: MFREVKKEETFPQIEERVLGLWDKDDSFKKSLDSRPETEPYTFYDGPPFATGLPHYGHLLAGTIKDIVPRYWTMKGKKVPRGFGWDCHGLPIESLVQNELGLAGVAEIQKLGVDKFNETCRGKVLKYTSEWKKTVRRMGRWVDFDKGYKTMDKNFMESVWWVFKQCFDKGLIYQGYRIQPYSPALATPLSNFETNQGYKDRQDPSLTLIFPLNTDEAKFKDTSILVWTTTPWTLYSNFCIVVGPDMDYNLVEQDGKKYWIAASRTAAYFKNPNIVDTCKGSELVGKDYEPLSRISDAFVTPDQLSRHYKIYPADYVSTEDGTGAVHTAPSFGEEDFQKGAELDLGLFDPLDTEGKFTDKVPMWKGLGAKEADKEIIRFFKEQGRVFKQDTIVHSYPHCWRTGVPLIYRALKTWFLKIDAPVTSKDGVTKTLKEWMVENNQTVNWVPDHIKNGRFGKWLEGARDWNLSRNRFWGTPIPVWLSDDGDMIAVGSIEELQQLTGVKLDDLHKHFVDKLTIEKNGKVYRRTPEVFDCWFESGSMPYASRHYPFENKELVERSFPADFIAEGLDQTRGWFYTLTVLSNALFQKPAFKNVIVNGIILAEDGSKMSKSKRNYPDPNDLIERTGADAIRLFMINSAALKAEDLRFSEEGVKGIVKQVMLPLWNAVAFFVSNHNADAAKGQLTWKPGQEVKSDNELDRWMLATLQDLAAKVEVEMKAYRLYNVVPAVIAAVDDLTNWYVRRSRRRFWKSENDGDKNAAYATMYKVLVDFSKILAPFLPLLAEEIYQILVREVDANAPVSVHLCEFPSADKSLMDEKLVERIAMVRGMVEMGRVIRATNNVKNRMPIASMTVVAHGNEEKNVAETMKDLILEELNVREMKFLEDETKLVKLSAKPNFLAIKAKGPDYAKNMKVISAKLNSLTVDEIKALQNGETIKFDFGEVGADCLMLNRIVADGMAVEANQHFTVALDLKITDELRRACVARELVNRIQNRRKDQNYAITDKIEVTLFSASEVFKQAVAENEAYIAGETQAVKIAWAAAADGLEANDADGEAFSFTTVKA; this comes from the coding sequence ATGTTTCGTGAAGTAAAGAAAGAAGAGACCTTCCCGCAGATCGAAGAGCGCGTGCTCGGATTGTGGGACAAGGACGATAGTTTCAAGAAGTCGCTTGACAGCCGTCCGGAAACCGAACCGTATACTTTCTATGATGGCCCTCCGTTTGCAACGGGCCTTCCGCACTACGGTCACTTGCTTGCCGGTACCATCAAGGACATCGTTCCGCGTTACTGGACCATGAAGGGCAAGAAGGTTCCGCGCGGTTTCGGTTGGGACTGCCACGGTCTTCCGATTGAATCTCTCGTGCAGAACGAACTCGGTCTCGCTGGCGTTGCCGAAATCCAGAAGCTCGGCGTCGACAAGTTCAACGAAACTTGCCGCGGCAAGGTGCTCAAGTACACAAGCGAATGGAAGAAGACCGTTCGCCGCATGGGCCGCTGGGTCGACTTCGACAAGGGCTACAAGACCATGGACAAAAACTTCATGGAATCTGTGTGGTGGGTGTTCAAGCAGTGCTTCGACAAGGGCCTTATCTACCAGGGCTACCGCATCCAGCCGTACAGCCCGGCTCTCGCAACTCCGCTTTCGAACTTCGAAACGAACCAGGGCTATAAGGACCGTCAGGATCCGTCTTTGACGCTCATCTTCCCGCTTAACACGGATGAAGCCAAGTTCAAGGACACGAGCATCCTCGTGTGGACGACGACCCCTTGGACACTTTATTCCAACTTCTGCATTGTTGTTGGCCCGGACATGGACTACAACCTTGTGGAACAGGATGGCAAGAAGTACTGGATTGCCGCAAGCCGTACCGCTGCTTACTTCAAGAACCCGAACATCGTTGATACCTGCAAGGGCTCTGAACTCGTGGGTAAGGACTACGAACCGCTTTCCCGTATCTCCGATGCATTCGTGACGCCGGACCAGCTGTCCCGCCACTACAAGATTTACCCCGCCGACTACGTGAGTACCGAAGACGGTACCGGCGCCGTGCATACCGCTCCCTCCTTCGGTGAAGAAGACTTCCAGAAGGGTGCTGAACTCGACCTCGGCCTTTTCGACCCGCTCGATACCGAAGGCAAGTTCACGGACAAGGTCCCGATGTGGAAGGGCCTTGGTGCGAAGGAAGCCGACAAGGAAATTATCCGCTTCTTCAAGGAACAGGGCCGCGTGTTCAAGCAGGACACGATCGTGCATAGCTACCCGCACTGCTGGCGTACCGGCGTTCCTCTGATTTACCGCGCCCTCAAGACTTGGTTCTTGAAGATTGACGCGCCTGTCACAAGCAAGGACGGTGTGACCAAGACTCTGAAGGAATGGATGGTTGAAAACAACCAGACCGTGAACTGGGTTCCGGACCACATCAAGAACGGCCGTTTCGGCAAGTGGCTCGAAGGCGCTCGCGACTGGAACCTTTCTCGTAACCGCTTCTGGGGTACGCCGATTCCGGTGTGGCTCTCTGACGACGGCGACATGATTGCCGTGGGTTCCATCGAAGAACTCCAGCAGCTCACTGGCGTGAAGCTCGATGACTTGCACAAGCACTTTGTGGACAAGCTTACCATCGAAAAGAATGGCAAGGTCTACCGCCGCACGCCGGAAGTTTTCGACTGCTGGTTTGAATCCGGTTCTATGCCGTATGCAAGCCGCCATTACCCGTTTGAAAACAAGGAACTCGTGGAACGCAGCTTCCCGGCAGACTTCATTGCCGAAGGCCTTGACCAGACTCGTGGTTGGTTCTACACGCTGACCGTGCTTTCTAACGCTTTGTTCCAGAAACCGGCTTTCAAGAACGTTATTGTGAACGGTATTATCTTGGCCGAAGACGGTTCCAAGATGAGTAAGTCCAAGCGCAACTACCCGGACCCGAACGACCTTATTGAACGCACGGGTGCCGACGCCATTCGCTTGTTCATGATCAACTCCGCCGCTTTGAAGGCTGAAGACCTCCGCTTCAGTGAAGAAGGCGTGAAGGGCATCGTCAAACAGGTGATGTTGCCGCTCTGGAACGCCGTGGCATTCTTTGTCTCTAACCACAACGCTGATGCTGCCAAGGGCCAGCTCACGTGGAAGCCCGGTCAGGAAGTGAAGTCTGACAACGAACTGGACCGCTGGATGCTTGCAACGCTGCAGGATCTCGCTGCCAAGGTTGAAGTTGAAATGAAGGCTTACCGCCTGTACAACGTGGTGCCTGCCGTGATTGCCGCGGTTGATGACCTCACGAACTGGTACGTGCGCCGCAGCCGCCGCCGCTTCTGGAAGAGCGAAAATGATGGTGACAAGAACGCTGCCTACGCAACCATGTACAAGGTGCTCGTAGACTTCTCCAAGATTCTCGCTCCGTTCCTCCCGCTCCTCGCCGAAGAAATCTACCAGATTCTCGTGCGCGAAGTCGATGCTAACGCTCCGGTGAGTGTACACCTCTGCGAATTCCCGAGTGCTGACAAGTCCCTCATGGACGAAAAGCTTGTGGAACGCATCGCCATGGTGCGTGGCATGGTCGAAATGGGTCGCGTGATTCGTGCAACGAACAACGTAAAGAACCGTATGCCGATTGCCAGCATGACGGTCGTTGCTCACGGTAACGAAGAAAAGAACGTTGCTGAAACGATGAAGGACTTGATTCTCGAAGAACTCAACGTTCGCGAAATGAAGTTCCTCGAAGACGAAACCAAGCTTGTGAAACTCTCTGCAAAGCCGAACTTCCTCGCTATCAAGGCGAAGGGTCCGGATTACGCGAAGAACATGAAGGTGATTTCCGCGAAGTTGAATTCGTTGACCGTCGACGAAATCAAGGCTCTGCAGAATGGCGAAACCATCAAGTTCGACTTCGGTGAAGTCGGTGCCGACTGCCTGATGCTCAACCGCATCGTGGCCGACGGCATGGCCGTGGAAGCCAACCAGCACTTCACCGTGGCTCTGGACCTGAAGATCACGGACGAACTCCGCCGCGCCTGCGTGGCCCGCGAACTCGTGAACCGTATCCAGAACCGCCGTAAGGACCAGAACTACGCCATCACCGACAAGATCGAAGTGACGCTGTTCTCTGCAAGCGAAGTCTTCAAGCAGGCTGTCGCGGAGAACGAGGCTTACATCGCCGGCGAAACTCAGGCCGTGAAGATTGCCTG